Proteins encoded within one genomic window of Candidatus Berkiella cookevillensis:
- a CDS encoding LysR family transcriptional regulator has product MKIKSTLDQWLVLKAVLEQGGFAQAAEYLHRSQSTISYTLAQLQSQLDVKILETKGRKAVLTPIGQILYHRANLLLENIKSIENIAKKTTQDWPAEISIVLDDPFPRQALANALKTFSLLGHTRVQIYEESLSGALERLEKGTADIVITFQAPKGHVEFCQIQIVQIAVAHIDHPLHHLGHTLRLNDLRNYTQLIVRDSAELTSVNKDWVDAPHCWTVASSYLALGLLQEGTGFAWMPVNHLLHQRKLLKALPLAHAQTRRFFLNALYGKKTPPNQATLAFAKCLEEAVREYHQQLNYQVSLIINAI; this is encoded by the coding sequence ATGAAAATAAAATCCACACTAGATCAATGGCTTGTACTCAAAGCAGTGCTAGAACAGGGTGGTTTTGCACAGGCCGCAGAATATTTGCATCGCAGCCAGTCTACGATTAGCTATACGCTTGCACAACTGCAATCTCAGCTGGATGTAAAAATTTTAGAAACCAAAGGACGCAAAGCAGTCCTTACCCCTATTGGACAAATACTCTACCATCGCGCCAACCTTTTGTTAGAAAACATAAAGTCCATTGAAAATATTGCAAAGAAAACAACACAAGATTGGCCCGCAGAAATCAGCATTGTGCTAGATGATCCTTTTCCACGACAAGCGCTGGCCAATGCGTTGAAGACCTTTAGCTTGTTAGGGCATACACGCGTACAAATATATGAGGAAAGCCTATCTGGAGCACTCGAAAGACTCGAAAAAGGTACAGCAGATATTGTCATCACTTTTCAAGCACCAAAAGGACATGTCGAATTCTGTCAAATACAGATTGTTCAAATTGCAGTCGCACATATCGATCACCCTTTACATCACTTGGGACATACATTAAGACTTAACGATCTCCGCAATTACACACAACTCATAGTTCGCGATTCTGCAGAACTCACCTCTGTGAATAAAGACTGGGTAGATGCGCCTCATTGCTGGACAGTTGCCAGCAGTTACTTAGCGCTTGGTTTGCTGCAAGAAGGTACTGGCTTTGCCTGGATGCCCGTGAATCATTTATTACATCAACGAAAATTACTCAAAGCACTCCCCTTAGCCCATGCGCAAACACGTCGCTTTTTCTTAAATGCTTTATATGGTAAAAAAACACCGCCTAACCAAGCAACGCTTGCCTTTGCCAAGTGCCTAGAAGAAGCAGTAAGAGAGTATCATCAGCAACTAAATTATCAGGTTTCGCTTATCATCAATGCGATTTAG